In Alphaproteobacteria bacterium US3C007, one genomic interval encodes:
- a CDS encoding alpha/beta hydrolase, protein MTFFFILIIGILCLLVLGLVYWAPREPADLSLAAPKPIGDDLDHYLQDAESAYSDIKPSLEKRIIWANDAKEKTLLSVVYLHGFSAASEEIRPVPDLVSNALGSNLFFTRLQGHGREDKALAEGTVAGWMADLQEAILIGERLGERVLLISTSTGGTLAAVAALNPKLSQKLAGSVFVSPNFGILDFRARFLTWPLARYWLPVFAGKTRRFDPRSAAHAATCSLVYPSVAVLPVGALVKQVMQLDFARAKIPSLFLYSSKDQVVQADKILQVMHAWGGQSTGQEIHLGQQDDESFHVLAGHVLSPSQTKPVADIILNWAQRV, encoded by the coding sequence GTTTGGTGTATTGGGCCCCTCGTGAACCCGCAGATTTAAGCTTGGCAGCGCCCAAACCGATTGGTGATGATCTTGATCATTATTTGCAAGATGCAGAGAGCGCGTATTCCGATATTAAACCCTCTTTAGAAAAACGCATCATTTGGGCAAATGACGCCAAAGAAAAAACTCTGCTATCTGTGGTGTATTTGCACGGGTTTTCGGCAGCATCTGAAGAAATTAGGCCTGTACCCGATTTGGTCTCAAACGCTTTGGGCAGCAATTTGTTTTTTACCCGCCTGCAAGGGCATGGGCGCGAAGATAAAGCCCTAGCAGAGGGGACGGTTGCGGGTTGGATGGCGGATTTACAAGAGGCGATTTTAATTGGTGAGCGCTTGGGTGAGCGGGTTTTGCTTATCTCGACCTCAACAGGGGGCACCTTGGCGGCGGTGGCGGCGCTAAATCCGAAGCTGTCCCAAAAGCTTGCAGGCTCGGTGTTTGTATCGCCAAATTTTGGCATCCTAGATTTTCGCGCGCGGTTCTTAACATGGCCGTTGGCGCGCTATTGGTTGCCGGTTTTTGCGGGCAAAACGCGCCGGTTTGACCCCCGCAGCGCGGCGCATGCCGCGACGTGCAGCCTTGTTTACCCATCCGTGGCGGTTCTGCCCGTCGGTGCCTTGGTCAAACAGGTCATGCAATTGGATTTTGCACGGGCAAAAATTCCCAGCTTATTTTTGTATTCGTCCAAAGATCAGGTGGTACAGGCTGATAAAATTTTACAGGTAATGCATGCTTGGGGCGGCCAGAGCACAGGGCAGGAAATTCACTTGGGGCAACAGGATGATGAGAGCTTCCACGTGCTTGCCGGGCATGTCTTGTCGCCTAGCCAAACCAAGCCCGTTGCGGATATCATCCTCAATTGGGCCCAACGCGTTTAA